In the Pseudoliparis swirei isolate HS2019 ecotype Mariana Trench chromosome 19, NWPU_hadal_v1, whole genome shotgun sequence genome, one interval contains:
- the hars gene encoding histidine--tRNA ligase isoform X1 has product MLGMFCVRVCSGLMGFRAAPRSLHSFPGITVAQIDEEVAKLLQLKAQIGGDDGKHQFVLKTAKGTRDYNPKQMAIRERVFSTIIGCFKRHGAETIDTPVFELKETLTGKYGEDSKLIYDLKDQGGELLSLRYDLTVPFARYLAMNKITNIKRYHIAKVYRRDNPAMTRGRYREFYQCDFDIAGQYDAMIPDAECLKIVHEILSELDLGDFRIKVNDRRILDGMFAVCGVPYDKFRTICSTVDKLDKMPWEDVRKEMVNEKGLSEEAADQIGEYVSLQGGMELAERLLQDQKMSLSKQACAGLSDIKLLFSYLQLFQATDKVVFDLSLARGLDYYTGIIYEAVLTQACVSTASTDAQNGAEESVSVGSVAGGGRYDGLVGMFDPKGRKVPCVGVSIGIERIFSIMEQKAEASAEKVRTTEVQVMVASAQKNLLEERLKLVSELWNAGIKAELMYKKNPKLLSQLQHCEESGIPLVAILGEQELKDGVVKLRVVASREEMRHGPNQERTHQIDVSKNWFWSF; this is encoded by the exons ATGCTGGGCATGTTTTGTGTTCGTGTTTGCTCTGGTTTGATGGGCTTTCGGGCCGCACCACGGTCTCTGCATTCTTTCCCTGGGATCACTGTGGCTCAG attgATGAAGAGGTTGCCAAACTGCTGCAGCTGAAGGCTCAGATAGGAGGAGATGATGGCAAACATCAGTTTGTCCTCAAGACGGCAAAG ggaacgagggactacaACCCCAAGCAGATGGCCATCAGAGAGAGAGTCTTCAGCACCATCATCGGCTGCTTCAAACGCCACGGAGCAGAAACCATCGACACGCCCGTCTTTGAACTCAAG GAGACGTTGACGGGGAAGTACGGGGAAGATTCTAAGCTCATCTACGACCTGAAGGACCAAGGAGGAGAGCTGCTGTCCCTCAGATATGACCTCACT GTGCCCTTTGCCCGCTACCTGGCGATGAACAAGATAACCAACATCAAGCGGTACCACATCGCTAAAGTCTACCGCCGCGACAACCCAGCCATGACCCGCGGACGCTATCGAGAGTTTTACCAATGT gattTCGACATAGCAGGGCAGTATGACGCCATGATTCCAGATGCTGAGTGTCTGAAGATTGTCCACGAAATCCTCAGTGAGCTGGATCTCGGAGACTTCCGGATCAAG GTCAACGACAGACGCATTCTTGACGGAATGTTTGCCGTGTGTGGCGTTCCATATGACAAGTTCCGCACCATCTGTTCAACAGTGGATAAACTGGACAAG ATGCCCTGGGAGGACGTGAGGAAGGAGATGGTGAATGAGAAGGGCCTGTCGGAAGAGGCGGCCGACCAGATCGGGGAGTACGTCAGTTTACAAG GTGGAATGGAACTAGCAGAGcggctccttcaggaccagaaGATGTCTCTGAGTAAGCAGGCCTGTGCTGGCCTGTCTGACATCAAGCTGCTCTTCAGCTACCTGCAGCTCTTCCAGGCCACAGACAAG gtGGTGTTTGACCTCAGTCTGGCTCGGGGTCTGGACTACTACACGGGAATCATTTACGAGGCGGTGCTGACTCaggcgtgtgtgtccacggcgTCCACCGATGCCCAAAATGGGGCGGAGGAGAGTGTGAGCGTGGGCAGCGTGGCCGGCGGCGGTCGGTACGACGGCCTGGTGGGCATGTTTGACCCCAAGGGTCGGAAAGTACCGTGTGTGGGCGTCAGTATCGGCATCGAGAGGATCTTCTCCATCATGGAGCAGAAGGCCGAG GCCTCAGCAGAGAAGGTCCGTACCACAGAGGTTCAGGTCATGGTGGCATCGGCTCAGAAGAATCTGCTGGAGGAAAGACTCAAACTCGTCTCTGAGCTCTGGAATGCTGGCAttaag GCCGAGTTGATGTACAAGAAGAACCCCAAACTGCTGAGTCAGCTGCAGCACTGTGAGGAGTCTGGGATCCCCCTGGTGGCCATACTGGGAGAACAGGAGCTCAAGGATGGAGTTGTGAAACTCCGCGTCGTGGCCTCCAGAGAAGAG ATGAGACATGGACCGAATCAAGAAAGAACACATCAAATAGATGTTTCCAAAaattggttttggtctttttaa
- the hars gene encoding histidine--tRNA ligase isoform X2 has product MEDKAQIQEAIKGQGEVVRKLKSEKASKDQIDEEVAKLLQLKAQIGGDDGKHQFVLKTAKGTRDYNPKQMAIRERVFSTIIGCFKRHGAETIDTPVFELKETLTGKYGEDSKLIYDLKDQGGELLSLRYDLTVPFARYLAMNKITNIKRYHIAKVYRRDNPAMTRGRYREFYQCDFDIAGQYDAMIPDAECLKIVHEILSELDLGDFRIKVNDRRILDGMFAVCGVPYDKFRTICSTVDKLDKMPWEDVRKEMVNEKGLSEEAADQIGEYVSLQGGMELAERLLQDQKMSLSKQACAGLSDIKLLFSYLQLFQATDKVVFDLSLARGLDYYTGIIYEAVLTQACVSTASTDAQNGAEESVSVGSVAGGGRYDGLVGMFDPKGRKVPCVGVSIGIERIFSIMEQKAEASAEKVRTTEVQVMVASAQKNLLEERLKLVSELWNAGIKAELMYKKNPKLLSQLQHCEESGIPLVAILGEQELKDGVVKLRVVASREEMRHGPNQERTHQIDVSKNWFWSF; this is encoded by the exons ATGGAAGACAAGGCACAGATACAAGAAGCGATTAAAGGCCAAGGGGAAGTCGTCCGGAAGTTAAAGTCAGAGAAGGCGAGCAAAGATCAG attgATGAAGAGGTTGCCAAACTGCTGCAGCTGAAGGCTCAGATAGGAGGAGATGATGGCAAACATCAGTTTGTCCTCAAGACGGCAAAG ggaacgagggactacaACCCCAAGCAGATGGCCATCAGAGAGAGAGTCTTCAGCACCATCATCGGCTGCTTCAAACGCCACGGAGCAGAAACCATCGACACGCCCGTCTTTGAACTCAAG GAGACGTTGACGGGGAAGTACGGGGAAGATTCTAAGCTCATCTACGACCTGAAGGACCAAGGAGGAGAGCTGCTGTCCCTCAGATATGACCTCACT GTGCCCTTTGCCCGCTACCTGGCGATGAACAAGATAACCAACATCAAGCGGTACCACATCGCTAAAGTCTACCGCCGCGACAACCCAGCCATGACCCGCGGACGCTATCGAGAGTTTTACCAATGT gattTCGACATAGCAGGGCAGTATGACGCCATGATTCCAGATGCTGAGTGTCTGAAGATTGTCCACGAAATCCTCAGTGAGCTGGATCTCGGAGACTTCCGGATCAAG GTCAACGACAGACGCATTCTTGACGGAATGTTTGCCGTGTGTGGCGTTCCATATGACAAGTTCCGCACCATCTGTTCAACAGTGGATAAACTGGACAAG ATGCCCTGGGAGGACGTGAGGAAGGAGATGGTGAATGAGAAGGGCCTGTCGGAAGAGGCGGCCGACCAGATCGGGGAGTACGTCAGTTTACAAG GTGGAATGGAACTAGCAGAGcggctccttcaggaccagaaGATGTCTCTGAGTAAGCAGGCCTGTGCTGGCCTGTCTGACATCAAGCTGCTCTTCAGCTACCTGCAGCTCTTCCAGGCCACAGACAAG gtGGTGTTTGACCTCAGTCTGGCTCGGGGTCTGGACTACTACACGGGAATCATTTACGAGGCGGTGCTGACTCaggcgtgtgtgtccacggcgTCCACCGATGCCCAAAATGGGGCGGAGGAGAGTGTGAGCGTGGGCAGCGTGGCCGGCGGCGGTCGGTACGACGGCCTGGTGGGCATGTTTGACCCCAAGGGTCGGAAAGTACCGTGTGTGGGCGTCAGTATCGGCATCGAGAGGATCTTCTCCATCATGGAGCAGAAGGCCGAG GCCTCAGCAGAGAAGGTCCGTACCACAGAGGTTCAGGTCATGGTGGCATCGGCTCAGAAGAATCTGCTGGAGGAAAGACTCAAACTCGTCTCTGAGCTCTGGAATGCTGGCAttaag GCCGAGTTGATGTACAAGAAGAACCCCAAACTGCTGAGTCAGCTGCAGCACTGTGAGGAGTCTGGGATCCCCCTGGTGGCCATACTGGGAGAACAGGAGCTCAAGGATGGAGTTGTGAAACTCCGCGTCGTGGCCTCCAGAGAAGAG ATGAGACATGGACCGAATCAAGAAAGAACACATCAAATAGATGTTTCCAAAaattggttttggtctttttaa
- the hars gene encoding histidine--tRNA ligase isoform X3 has product MLGMFCVRVCSGLMGFRAAPRSLHSFPGITVAQIDEEVAKLLQLKAQIGGDDGKHQFVLKTAKGTRDYNPKQMAIRERVFSTIIGCFKRHGAETIDTPVFELKETLTGKYGEDSKLIYDLKDQGGELLSLRYDLTVPFARYLAMNKITNIKRYHIAKVYRRDNPAMTRGRYREFYQCDFDIAGQYDAMIPDAECLKIVHEILSELDLGDFRIKVNDRRILDGMFAVCGVPYDKFRTICSTVDKLDKMPWEDVRKEMVNEKGLSEEAADQIGEYVSLQGGMELAERLLQDQKMSLSKQACAGLSDIKLLFSYLQLFQATDKVVFDLSLARGLDYYTGIIYEAVLTQACVSTASTDAQNGAEESVSVGSVAGGGRYDGLVGMFDPKGRKVPCVGVSIGIERIFSIMEQKAEASAEKVRTTEVQVMVASAQKNLLEERLKLVSELWNAGIKAELMYKKNPKLLSQLQHCEESGIPLVAILGEQELKDGVVKLRVVASREEMDISRAALIEEIRRRT; this is encoded by the exons ATGCTGGGCATGTTTTGTGTTCGTGTTTGCTCTGGTTTGATGGGCTTTCGGGCCGCACCACGGTCTCTGCATTCTTTCCCTGGGATCACTGTGGCTCAG attgATGAAGAGGTTGCCAAACTGCTGCAGCTGAAGGCTCAGATAGGAGGAGATGATGGCAAACATCAGTTTGTCCTCAAGACGGCAAAG ggaacgagggactacaACCCCAAGCAGATGGCCATCAGAGAGAGAGTCTTCAGCACCATCATCGGCTGCTTCAAACGCCACGGAGCAGAAACCATCGACACGCCCGTCTTTGAACTCAAG GAGACGTTGACGGGGAAGTACGGGGAAGATTCTAAGCTCATCTACGACCTGAAGGACCAAGGAGGAGAGCTGCTGTCCCTCAGATATGACCTCACT GTGCCCTTTGCCCGCTACCTGGCGATGAACAAGATAACCAACATCAAGCGGTACCACATCGCTAAAGTCTACCGCCGCGACAACCCAGCCATGACCCGCGGACGCTATCGAGAGTTTTACCAATGT gattTCGACATAGCAGGGCAGTATGACGCCATGATTCCAGATGCTGAGTGTCTGAAGATTGTCCACGAAATCCTCAGTGAGCTGGATCTCGGAGACTTCCGGATCAAG GTCAACGACAGACGCATTCTTGACGGAATGTTTGCCGTGTGTGGCGTTCCATATGACAAGTTCCGCACCATCTGTTCAACAGTGGATAAACTGGACAAG ATGCCCTGGGAGGACGTGAGGAAGGAGATGGTGAATGAGAAGGGCCTGTCGGAAGAGGCGGCCGACCAGATCGGGGAGTACGTCAGTTTACAAG GTGGAATGGAACTAGCAGAGcggctccttcaggaccagaaGATGTCTCTGAGTAAGCAGGCCTGTGCTGGCCTGTCTGACATCAAGCTGCTCTTCAGCTACCTGCAGCTCTTCCAGGCCACAGACAAG gtGGTGTTTGACCTCAGTCTGGCTCGGGGTCTGGACTACTACACGGGAATCATTTACGAGGCGGTGCTGACTCaggcgtgtgtgtccacggcgTCCACCGATGCCCAAAATGGGGCGGAGGAGAGTGTGAGCGTGGGCAGCGTGGCCGGCGGCGGTCGGTACGACGGCCTGGTGGGCATGTTTGACCCCAAGGGTCGGAAAGTACCGTGTGTGGGCGTCAGTATCGGCATCGAGAGGATCTTCTCCATCATGGAGCAGAAGGCCGAG GCCTCAGCAGAGAAGGTCCGTACCACAGAGGTTCAGGTCATGGTGGCATCGGCTCAGAAGAATCTGCTGGAGGAAAGACTCAAACTCGTCTCTGAGCTCTGGAATGCTGGCAttaag GCCGAGTTGATGTACAAGAAGAACCCCAAACTGCTGAGTCAGCTGCAGCACTGTGAGGAGTCTGGGATCCCCCTGGTGGCCATACTGGGAGAACAGGAGCTCAAGGATGGAGTTGTGAAACTCCGCGTCGTGGCCTCCAGAGAAGAG ATGGATATCTCCAGAGCAGCTCTTATagaggagatcaggaggaggaccTGA
- the hars gene encoding histidine--tRNA ligase isoform X4 — MEDKAQIQEAIKGQGEVVRKLKSEKASKDQIDEEVAKLLQLKAQIGGDDGKHQFVLKTAKGTRDYNPKQMAIRERVFSTIIGCFKRHGAETIDTPVFELKETLTGKYGEDSKLIYDLKDQGGELLSLRYDLTVPFARYLAMNKITNIKRYHIAKVYRRDNPAMTRGRYREFYQCDFDIAGQYDAMIPDAECLKIVHEILSELDLGDFRIKVNDRRILDGMFAVCGVPYDKFRTICSTVDKLDKMPWEDVRKEMVNEKGLSEEAADQIGEYVSLQGGMELAERLLQDQKMSLSKQACAGLSDIKLLFSYLQLFQATDKVVFDLSLARGLDYYTGIIYEAVLTQACVSTASTDAQNGAEESVSVGSVAGGGRYDGLVGMFDPKGRKVPCVGVSIGIERIFSIMEQKAEASAEKVRTTEVQVMVASAQKNLLEERLKLVSELWNAGIKAELMYKKNPKLLSQLQHCEESGIPLVAILGEQELKDGVVKLRVVASREEMDISRAALIEEIRRRT, encoded by the exons ATGGAAGACAAGGCACAGATACAAGAAGCGATTAAAGGCCAAGGGGAAGTCGTCCGGAAGTTAAAGTCAGAGAAGGCGAGCAAAGATCAG attgATGAAGAGGTTGCCAAACTGCTGCAGCTGAAGGCTCAGATAGGAGGAGATGATGGCAAACATCAGTTTGTCCTCAAGACGGCAAAG ggaacgagggactacaACCCCAAGCAGATGGCCATCAGAGAGAGAGTCTTCAGCACCATCATCGGCTGCTTCAAACGCCACGGAGCAGAAACCATCGACACGCCCGTCTTTGAACTCAAG GAGACGTTGACGGGGAAGTACGGGGAAGATTCTAAGCTCATCTACGACCTGAAGGACCAAGGAGGAGAGCTGCTGTCCCTCAGATATGACCTCACT GTGCCCTTTGCCCGCTACCTGGCGATGAACAAGATAACCAACATCAAGCGGTACCACATCGCTAAAGTCTACCGCCGCGACAACCCAGCCATGACCCGCGGACGCTATCGAGAGTTTTACCAATGT gattTCGACATAGCAGGGCAGTATGACGCCATGATTCCAGATGCTGAGTGTCTGAAGATTGTCCACGAAATCCTCAGTGAGCTGGATCTCGGAGACTTCCGGATCAAG GTCAACGACAGACGCATTCTTGACGGAATGTTTGCCGTGTGTGGCGTTCCATATGACAAGTTCCGCACCATCTGTTCAACAGTGGATAAACTGGACAAG ATGCCCTGGGAGGACGTGAGGAAGGAGATGGTGAATGAGAAGGGCCTGTCGGAAGAGGCGGCCGACCAGATCGGGGAGTACGTCAGTTTACAAG GTGGAATGGAACTAGCAGAGcggctccttcaggaccagaaGATGTCTCTGAGTAAGCAGGCCTGTGCTGGCCTGTCTGACATCAAGCTGCTCTTCAGCTACCTGCAGCTCTTCCAGGCCACAGACAAG gtGGTGTTTGACCTCAGTCTGGCTCGGGGTCTGGACTACTACACGGGAATCATTTACGAGGCGGTGCTGACTCaggcgtgtgtgtccacggcgTCCACCGATGCCCAAAATGGGGCGGAGGAGAGTGTGAGCGTGGGCAGCGTGGCCGGCGGCGGTCGGTACGACGGCCTGGTGGGCATGTTTGACCCCAAGGGTCGGAAAGTACCGTGTGTGGGCGTCAGTATCGGCATCGAGAGGATCTTCTCCATCATGGAGCAGAAGGCCGAG GCCTCAGCAGAGAAGGTCCGTACCACAGAGGTTCAGGTCATGGTGGCATCGGCTCAGAAGAATCTGCTGGAGGAAAGACTCAAACTCGTCTCTGAGCTCTGGAATGCTGGCAttaag GCCGAGTTGATGTACAAGAAGAACCCCAAACTGCTGAGTCAGCTGCAGCACTGTGAGGAGTCTGGGATCCCCCTGGTGGCCATACTGGGAGAACAGGAGCTCAAGGATGGAGTTGTGAAACTCCGCGTCGTGGCCTCCAGAGAAGAG ATGGATATCTCCAGAGCAGCTCTTATagaggagatcaggaggaggaccTGA